In one Acomys russatus chromosome X, mAcoRus1.1, whole genome shotgun sequence genomic region, the following are encoded:
- the LOC127184936 gene encoding signal peptidase complex subunit 3 has product MNTLLSRANSLFAFTLSVMAALTLGCILTTAFKDRSAPVRLHVSRILLKKVEDFTGPRKRSDLGFITFHISADLEKTFDWNVKQLFLYLSAEYSTKSNAVNQVVLWDKILLRGENPKLNLKDVKSKYFFFDDGHGLKGNRNVTLTLSWQVIPIAGILPLVTGSGRVSVPFPDSYEIATTF; this is encoded by the coding sequence ATGAACACCCTGCTGTCGCGGGCGAACTCGCTGTTCGCCTTCACGCTGAGCGTCATGGCGGCGCTCACCTTGGGCTGCATCCTCACCACCGCCTTCAAAGACAGGAGCGCGCCAGTGCGCCTGCATGTCTCCAGGATCCTGCTCAAAAAAGTGGAAGACTTCACTGGACCCAGAAAGAGAAGCGACCTGGGCTTCATCACGTTCCACATCTCTGCGGACCTGGAGAAGACCTTCGACTGGAACGTCAAGCAGCTCTTCCTTTATCTGTCGGCAGAATATTCCACCAAGAGCAACGCCGTGAACCAGGTGGTCCTCTGGGACAAGATCCTTCTGCGAGGCGAGAACCCCAAGCTGAACCTGAAAGATGTCAAAAGCAAGTATTTCTTCTTTGACGACGGACACGGGCTCAAGGGAAACAGGAATGTCACTTTGACTCTGTCCTGGCAAGTTATTCCCATTGCTGGGATTCTGCCTCTAGTGACTGGATCAGGACGGGTGTCTGTCCCGTTTCCAGATTCCTATGAAATAGCCACGACTTTTTGa